ATCGAAGCCCCGCGCTGATTCACGAATTCGGCTTCGAAACCGATCGGTGCCTGATTGGCGAGGATCTGCATATAATGATCGGTGATCCGGCTGAGCAGCGAGCGCGGCGGAACGTCGGAGAGCTTTCCGATGGTTCCTACTGCGCCGCATTCTTCAGCAAGCTTGTCACCCAGATACTGGACCGACGGATCTTCGATGCCCGACGAAAAATCGAGCAGGACCGAATTGGGCCCGAAATCAGGAAGGTTTTCTGGCTCTAGCTCTTCAATCGAGGGGAAGGTCGCATCACCCAGCAGGCTCGCCCAGTGATTATAGGCGCGCACCTGCATGCGGCGTTCGTCCTGGCCGATCGCCTCCGGCGGCAAATCGCGTACGTTCTCTTCCTCGGGTGCGCCCTCGTTCGAAGAGGTGTCCGCATCCCAATTCTGGCTTTCGTCCGCGGGAATACCGCTGTCGAATGTGCCCCGAAGATTGTCCATGGCTGGCCCTATGCCCCTTGATTAACGCCTATTCCGGACTGTTCTGGGGCACCGTGGTAAACATCGCGTTAAGTTGCGCGGGAAAGTTGCGGGAACTGCCAGCATGCGGGAGCGGAGCGGAATCTACCGCAGCTCAGCGCCTATCTGCCAATCGTTAATTGAGGGCCGAGTTTTGCATACAGGCTAGAGGAAATACCGCATCTTGATGGTCATGGATCGGGAAGATCCGCCCATTTCAAACACCGCATCGTCCCAGTCGGGCGGCGCCATGCGCACCGGAGCATCGCGCGAGAATCCGTAGCCCTCGCGCGGAGCCATGCCGAGCACGCGATCGATCTTGCCATTCTCGTTTTCATCATGGAGCACCGCGATGGCATATTCGCCGGGCGCGACATCATCGAAGCGGATCGTAACAGTGTCGCCAGAGCGCACTGTGGAGCTGCGCGAATTCGGGTCACGGTCGCAGCGCGGAAAGGTGCTTTCCATCGCAGTCAGACAGGCCCGAACCACGCCGTCGCTAGAGCGCACATCGGTGATCGTAACGGTCAGGCTCTGAGCTGCAGCCGGTGCCGCCATACCCAGCGCAGCGATGCCCATGCTTACAGCCACCGCGCGCCTCACGACCGCGCCGCCCCTTGCTGATCGAGCCGCCGCGAAAGCCCGCGATCGGTCCCGCACAGGCGATCCCAAAAGCGGAAATACAGACCGTAATTGCATCGATAATCCTCGTGGTGCTTTTCGTGATGGCTGGCGCTTATCAGCCATCCACCCAATACAGAATGAACAAAGCGGCGCGGGAATATCTCCCACCCAATGTGATTGATCACTCCCATCAGTGTCGCGGTCGCCAGAACTGCGCCTAGCATGGCAAGATGAATGGGAATGATAAACACCAGAACCGGAATGACGAGCGCGCCGGTGATCGATTCTAGCGGGTGAAAGCTCATCGCTGTCCACGCCGTCGGGGGACGGCTGTCATGATGCACCTTATGCGCAAGGCGGAACAGCAGCGGTGAGCCATGCATCGCGCGGTGGGTCCAGTAGAACCAGCTGTCCTGCGCAAATAGATAGAGAAAGGCCGATAGCAGCAGATACCACAGCGGGTAAGCGTTCCAATCGGTGTACAGCAACGTCGCTCCGTGATGGTTCCACAACCAGAAAACTGCGCCCGTAGGCAGGCCATAGATGAACGCTGCGATCACCGACCAACCAATTTCGCGCCGGATTTGCGGGCCGAGTTTCCGATAGAGCCCGGGCCGCATTATCCGCGTCAGCCAGGCGAACAGCCCGCTCGCAAGGAAATAGCGCAATAGCACAATCACGCTCATCGCACTGCCTGCCAACAAAAAGGCGATCCAGATCGGTGTGTCGGCGGGGATCATGCGTCCCGCTATGGCGCAAATGCAGCGCCTGGAACAGCTTCGTGGCGCCCGGGCACTGCCCTATCCGCCGATTTTCCCGCAATCGGGATCGAGCAGCGCGGTGTGCCGCCGCATCGCAATACGCGCGAGTCTTTCCACCTGAACCTTGCGCCGCGCGGCAGCGAGCGGATCAAGCGGAGCCTGACGCAGGATCTCTCCGTCGTATCCATCAGCAACGATCACTCCGCACTTGTCCGGCTGGTAGGCCTCGGTTTCCAGTGGCGCCCGATCAAGTCCCGGCGGCACGCCCCAATAGAAACGGTCGCAAAAATCAAGATAATCGGGCCACTTGCTATCGCCCAGCAGATCGCCTCGCGCGACCTTGATCTCGACAATGACAATCAGACCCTTGGCATCCACGCCCATCAAATCGGCGCGGCGATTGTTCTTGAGCGGGACTTCGGCAAGACACCAGATATCATTGCGCGCAAACAGTCGCGTGATCCCGCGCGCAACATCGGCTGCGATCGGCAGGGGCTGGGTCGAATCAAGTTTGGAAGCGGCGTCCTGCATGCCCCACAATTGGAACATAGCACGAACACAGTCAAGCGGGTTGGCTTAAGCGGCTGCGACCCCGATTTGAGGCTGGACCAGCGACAGCACGGCTTCGCGGGCATGGTGGAATTCCCGCCACAAAGCCTGCGCGGGAGCGCTCGCGTCAAGCCCGCGCGCAGTAACTGTGCCGAGAGCTGCCAGACCGGGCCGCATCATCGCGTCGATATCCTCAAGCCCTTGCGAGGCCAGATCGCGCTGCCATTCGCCCGCATCCGCCAGCAGATCGGGAAAGGCCGCAAGCCTTGCGTCGAACGGTTCAGCCGAAAGGCGCGCCAAGCCGGCAAGCTGCTCGGCACTCGCATGGAGATCGCGCCATTTCTGTGCGAGCGAACCGGCTGGCTCGCTTGCCCGGGAAGCGGCATCGCGCATGGTGCGCATCTGTTCAGGAGGAAGTGCTGACATGATTGGTAAGTTAGAACGTCGCTCTTGCCGATTGGTTAAGCTCCGCCCGACCAATCGAAATTCTCCATCCGGTTGAAGGTTACTCCGGATAATTCGACTGGCGCGCCGCCAAGAGGCTTGCTAAGCGCCGCCCATCGCACGCATCCATGCCGCGACCCGCACCCGTAGCTCAGCTGGATAGAGCGCTGCCCTCCGAAGGCAGAGGTCACAGGTTCGAATCCTGTCGGGTGCGCCA
This genomic window from uncultured Erythrobacter sp. contains:
- a CDS encoding DUF2141 domain-containing protein encodes the protein MAVSMGIAALGMAAPAAAQSLTVTITDVRSSDGVVRACLTAMESTFPRCDRDPNSRSSTVRSGDTVTIRFDDVAPGEYAIAVLHDENENGKIDRVLGMAPREGYGFSRDAPVRMAPPDWDDAVFEMGGSSRSMTIKMRYFL
- a CDS encoding sterol desaturase family protein, giving the protein MIPADTPIWIAFLLAGSAMSVIVLLRYFLASGLFAWLTRIMRPGLYRKLGPQIRREIGWSVIAAFIYGLPTGAVFWLWNHHGATLLYTDWNAYPLWYLLLSAFLYLFAQDSWFYWTHRAMHGSPLLFRLAHKVHHDSRPPTAWTAMSFHPLESITGALVIPVLVFIIPIHLAMLGAVLATATLMGVINHIGWEIFPRRFVHSVLGGWLISASHHEKHHEDYRCNYGLYFRFWDRLCGTDRGLSRRLDQQGAARS
- a CDS encoding MmcB family DNA repair protein, whose translation is MQDAASKLDSTQPLPIAADVARGITRLFARNDIWCLAEVPLKNNRRADLMGVDAKGLIVIVEIKVARGDLLGDSKWPDYLDFCDRFYWGVPPGLDRAPLETEAYQPDKCGVIVADGYDGEILRQAPLDPLAAARRKVQVERLARIAMRRHTALLDPDCGKIGG